In Polyangiaceae bacterium, a single genomic region encodes these proteins:
- a CDS encoding putative sulfate exporter family transporter, producing MRLPQWLPRRADLSGVALAGALGAISLVVIHLLPPSPFLSDILVALLIGVVLFNTPLRRLVGLAPPTLSREPDRYAAGLRFTGKWILRASIILLGFKVRTQDFGLAQIALILGVAAVTVPSAFFVTHSVATLLGVRRPMADLIAGGTMICGASAVNAVAPVAGARREEQGIAIATIFLFSVVALLVFRPIASLVGLDGAHAGLWSGLAVNDLSSAIAVGKQMGEMGGEMAAASKSTRVLMLAPALIVLALVRRDTAPKDVKKSAVDNLPGYLLGYVALALVRATGDRIFASDAGWQFVIKADALAVDWLMATVAAAIGLHLEIKTLLAAGARALAVGGAASVWMASLSLTMITFAHRGATIASAVVGVSGLALSYVAYRWIATPAARTHVLEARFDAGHPLSLADAMMLLSTLEMQKRIDDATLRKLLAQLHPSIGELIPVRQSPLPHGKGCRWLTYWEGSSGWALVAVCREPGSATPIHAHSHRLLGKTIEGKMEELRFAKKDDGELELVWRKVLAPADLVETDGLRDPHIVRVIEDRPAIDLQLRGPEVGSPGLEFHTEKPFDIEKLSAGDRLRTVERVDRRPGQAGEGAKVGRLPA from the coding sequence ATGCGACTGCCGCAATGGTTGCCCCGCCGTGCCGATTTGTCCGGCGTCGCTCTGGCCGGAGCGCTTGGCGCGATTTCGCTCGTCGTCATCCACCTTTTGCCGCCTTCTCCCTTTCTGTCGGACATTCTCGTGGCGCTGCTCATCGGGGTCGTCCTTTTCAACACGCCGCTGCGCCGTCTGGTCGGGCTCGCTCCGCCGACGCTGTCGCGTGAACCCGACCGATATGCGGCGGGGCTGCGTTTCACGGGAAAGTGGATCCTGCGCGCGTCGATCATTTTGCTTGGATTCAAAGTGCGCACGCAGGATTTCGGGCTGGCGCAGATTGCATTGATTCTCGGCGTCGCCGCCGTGACGGTTCCGAGCGCGTTTTTCGTGACGCATTCGGTGGCCACGCTGCTCGGCGTGCGCCGTCCCATGGCGGACCTCATTGCAGGCGGCACGATGATTTGCGGCGCATCGGCCGTCAATGCCGTCGCTCCCGTGGCCGGAGCGCGACGTGAAGAACAAGGGATCGCCATTGCGACCATCTTCCTGTTCAGCGTCGTTGCGCTGTTGGTATTTCGTCCCATTGCATCGCTCGTGGGGCTCGATGGAGCGCACGCCGGCTTGTGGAGCGGCCTTGCGGTGAACGATTTGTCGAGCGCCATTGCTGTCGGAAAACAAATGGGCGAAATGGGCGGTGAAATGGCCGCCGCATCGAAATCGACACGCGTGCTCATGCTCGCTCCGGCATTGATCGTGCTCGCGCTCGTTCGGCGCGATACGGCCCCCAAGGATGTCAAGAAAAGCGCCGTCGACAATTTGCCGGGCTATCTCCTGGGTTACGTCGCGCTCGCGCTCGTGCGCGCCACGGGCGATCGCATATTCGCATCCGATGCGGGATGGCAATTCGTCATCAAAGCCGATGCGCTCGCCGTGGATTGGCTCATGGCCACTGTCGCGGCGGCCATCGGTTTGCACCTCGAAATCAAAACGCTGCTCGCTGCAGGCGCGCGCGCACTCGCGGTCGGCGGCGCAGCGTCCGTGTGGATGGCCTCCTTGTCCCTGACCATGATCACGTTCGCTCATCGAGGTGCGACGATTGCTTCGGCCGTCGTCGGCGTCTCTGGGCTGGCTCTATCGTATGTCGCGTACCGATGGATTGCGACTCCGGCAGCCCGCACGCATGTCCTCGAAGCGCGATTCGACGCGGGCCATCCATTGTCGCTCGCCGATGCAATGATGCTTCTTTCGACGCTCGAAATGCAAAAGCGCATCGACGACGCGACATTACGAAAATTGCTCGCCCAGCTCCATCCATCCATCGGCGAGCTCATTCCCGTACGGCAAAGCCCGCTTCCTCATGGCAAAGGTTGCCGGTGGCTCACGTATTGGGAAGGCTCGAGCGGCTGGGCGCTGGTCGCAGTTTGTCGCGAACCGGGTTCGGCGACGCCCATTCACGCGCATTCTCATCGTTTGCTCGGAAAAACTATCGAAGGCAAAATGGAGGAGCTCCGTTTCGCAAAAAAGGACGACGGTGAGCTCGAATTGGTTTGGCGCAAGGTGCTCGCCCCAGCCGACCTCGTGGAAACCGACGGCCTGCGCGATCCGCACATCGTACGCGTCATCGAAGATCGCCCCGCGATCGACCTTCAATTGCGAGGTCCCGAGGTCGGAAGCCCGGGGCTCGAGTTCCACACGGAAAAACCATTCGACATCGAAAAGCTATCGGCAGGCGACCGGCTCAGGACGGTCGAGCGCGTGGACAGACGTCCGGGACAAGCTGGAGAGGGCGCGAAAGTGGGTCGATTGCCGGCTTGA